One window from the genome of Pyrus communis chromosome 16, drPyrComm1.1, whole genome shotgun sequence encodes:
- the LOC137719471 gene encoding gibberellin 20-oxidase-like protein produces the protein MSEIFQTSVKLPMLDISQPVLHPSSLSSLAEAFKTWGFFHITNHGISKDLFRNLYSLSNDLFSLPSDTKLKLGPSSSAKTYTPHFIASPYFESLRVSGPKFFDSAQSSAQVLFDQHNSEFSEILQEYGSKMAELSKKIVKIALMSLGDGLEKKHYETEFKNCHGYLRVNNYSNPPESLEDQHQEVEGLGMHTDMSCVTIVYQEEIGGLQVRSKEGKWMDITPCEGTLVVNIGDMFQAWSNDNLRSSEHRVILKQPKNRFSLAFFWSFEDEKVIFAPEDVVGEGNERIYKPFVCLDYLKFRESNERGKFEKVGFTVRDFAGIEHKITNCES, from the exons ATGTCAGAAATATTTCAAACTTCTGTTAAACTCCCCATGCTAGACATTTCTCAGCCAGTATTGCACCCATCTTCTCTATCCTCTCTAGCTGAAGCCTTCAAAACATGGGGCTTCTTCCACATCACCAATCATGGGATCTCCAAAGATCTTTTCAGAAACCTATATTCGCTGTCAAATGACCTGTTCAGCCTCCCTTCTGATACCAAACTCAAACTTGGTCCTTCCTCTTCTGCCAAAACTTATACCCCTCACTTCATAGCCTCTCCCTACTTTGAAAGTCTTAGAGTTTCTGGCCCCAAGTTCTTTGATTCTGCTCAAAGTTCTGCACAAGTTCTCTTTGACCAACACAACTCTGAATTCAG TGAAATATTACAAGAATATGGGAGCAAGATGGCAGAACTATCGAAGAAGATCGTAAAGATTGCGCTGATGAGCTTGGGGGATGGATTGGAGAAGAAACATTACGAAACCGAATTCAAAAATTGCCATGGTTACTTGAGAGTGAACAACTACTCAAACCCTCCAGAAAGTTTGGAAGATCAACATCAAGAAGTTGAAGGACTTGGAATGCACACTGACATGAGCTGTGTGACAATTGTGTACCAAGAAGAAATCGGAGGGCTTCAAGTGAGATCAAAGGAGGGAAAGTGGATGGACATAACTCCATGTGAGGGGACCTTGGTGGTGAACATAGGAGACATGTTTCAAGCTTGGAGCAATGATAATTTGAGGTCATCAGAGCATAGAGTCATTTTAAAGCAGCCGAAAAATCGGTTTTCTTTGGCCTTTTTCTGGAGTTTTGAGGATGAGAAGGTGATATTTGCACCAGAAGATGTGGTGGGAGAAGGGAATGAGAGGATTTACAAGCCATTTGTTTGCTTGGATTATTTGAAGTTCAGAGAGAGCAATGAGAGAGGGAAGTTCGAAAAAGTTGGGTTTACCGTGAGGGATTTTGCAGGGATCGAACACAAAATTACCAACtgtgaaagttaa
- the LOC137720413 gene encoding transcription factor EGL1-like translates to MAQNHERVRENLRKQFAVAVRSIKWSYAIFWSLSTTQQGVLEWGEGYYNGDIKTRKTVEGVEIKTDKMGLQRNVQLRELYKSLLDGETEAEQQAKAPSAALSPEDLTDAEWYYLLCMSFVFNPGEGLPGRALATGQTIWLCNAQHADSKVFSRSLLAKSASVQTVVCFPYLGGVIELGVTELVMEDLNLIQHIKASLLDFSKPDCCEKSSSAPHKADDDSEQIVAKVDHDVVDTLDLENLYSPSEEIKFHHRGINDLHGNHEEVNMDSPYGCSNGCDHNHQTEDSMMLEGTNAASQVQSWHFMDEDFSVQDSMNSSDCISEAFVNQGKAHSSAKCENVNHVNVKELQNFNDTKLSSLDLGSVDEHVHYKRTLSALLASSTKLIENPCFCDGDCKSSFMKWKKGVVGGCRPTVHQKILKKILFTVPLMSGVRSPRATGKENTGKNVLPNLQGDDIHREHDKMRESEKLFVLRSMVPSITEVDKASILDDTIKYLKELGARAEEMESSMDTVEAIARRKFLNRVEKTSINYDKTKMDNVKKSLLNKRKACDIDETDPYLNRLVPGESLPLDVKVCVKEQEVVIGMRCPYREYILLDIMDAINNLYLDAHSVQSSTLDGVLTLNLKSKFRGAAISPVGMIKQALWKIAGKC, encoded by the exons ATGGCTCAGAACCATGAGAGGGTGCGAGAGAATCTGAGAAAACAGTTTGCTGTTGCTGTGAGGAGTATTAAGTGGAGCTATGCAATTTTCTGGTCCTTGTCAACTACACAACAAGG GGTGCTGGAATGGGGTGAAGGGTACTACAATGGAGACATCAAAACCCGAAAGACAGTTGAAGGCGTGGAAATTAAAACCGATAAAATGGGTTTACAGAGGAATGTGCAACTCAGAGAGCTGTATAAGTCTCTTCTAGACGGTGAGACTGAGGCTGAGCAGCAAGCTAAGGCGCCTTCTGCTGCATTGTCCCCGGAAGATCTCACAGATGCCGAGTGGTATTACTTGCTTTGCATGTCCTTCGTATTCAATCCTGGCGAAGG TTTGCCAGGAAGAGCACTGGCAACTGGGCAGACCATTTGGTTGTGCAATGCTCAACATGCGGATAGTAAAGTTTTCTCTCGCTCTTTGCTGGCGAAG AGTGCATCTGTTCAG ACTGTAGTCTGCTTTCCCTACCTGGGGGGTGTCATTGAGCTAGGTGTGACTGAGCTG GTAATGGAGGACCTTAATCTCATTCAACACATCAAGGCTTCCTTACTAGATTTTTCAAAGCCCGATTGCTGTGAGAAATCTTCCTCTGCCCCTCATAAAGCAGACGATGATTCAGAGCAAATAGTTGCCAAGGTTGACCATGATGTAGTTGATACGTTGGATTTAGAGAACCTATATTCCCCTTCggaagaaatcaaatttcatCACAGGGGAATTAACGATTTACATGGAAACCATGAAGAGGTCAACATGGACTCTCCTTATGGATGTTCTAATGGTTGTGATCACAATCATCAGACAGAAGACTCCATGATGCTTGAAGGTACCAATGCGGCTTCTCAGGTTCAGAGTTGGCATTTCATGGATGAAGACTTCAGCGTTCAAGATTCCATGAATTCTAGTGACTGCATATCTGAAGCTTTTGTTAATCAAGGAAAGGCTCACTCTTCTGCTAAATGCGAGAATGTGAACCATGTCAATGTAAAggaacttcaaaacttcaatgACACAAAGCTAAGTTCCTTGGATCTCGGATCTGTTGATGAACATGTACACTACAAAAGAACTCTTTCTGCTCTTCTGGCAAGCTCAACGAAGTTGATTGAAAATCCATGTTTTTGTGATGGAGATTGCAAATCCAGTTTTATGAAATGGAAGAAAGGAGTTGTTGGTGGTTGTAGGCCAACAGTACATCAGAAGATATTAAAGAAGATTCTGTTCACAGTTCCTTTAATGTCTGGTGTTCGCTCTCCTAGGGCGACCGGAAAAGAAAATACGGGAAAAAATGTGCTTCCGAATTTGCAAGGTGACGATATTCACAGGGAACATGATAAAATGAGAGAGAGTGAAAAATTGTTTGTCCTCAGGTCAATGGTTCCTTCCATCACTGAG GTTGATAAAGCTTCGATCCTTGATGATACGATCAAGTACTTGAAAGAGCTTGGGGCACGGGCAGAAGAGATGGAATCCTCCATGGACACCGTGGAAGCGATTGCTAGAAGGAAATTCCTGAACAGGGTAGAGAAGACATCAATCAACTATGATAAAACAAAGATGGACAATGTGAAAAAGTCTTTATTAAACAAGAGAAAGGCCTGTGACATCGACGAAACTGACCCGTATCTCAATAGGCTTGTTCCCGGAGAAAGCTTGCCACTAGATGTGAAAGTGTGTGTAAAAGAGCAGGAGGTTGTGATAGGGATGAGATGCCCCTACCGGGAATATATCTTGCTTGATATAATGGATGCCATTAACAATCTGTACTTAGATGCACACTCTGTCCAATCATCCACCCTTGACGGTGTTCTCACGTTGAACCTTAAATCAAAG TTTCGAGGAGCGGCGATCTCACCGGTGGGGATGATTAAGCAGGCGCTTTGGAAAATTGCCGGCAAGTGTTGA
- the LOC137719809 gene encoding elicitor-responsive protein 3: MKGGTLEVLLVDAEDIRHTNLLGRPSYYVIIKCGNQEYRSKQSSDEDERVSWNEKFTFEFPLSNWKKLTHLKLRIMDTELFTDAGFVGETIIHLGGIVTEGKDRGFIELKPAPYNVVLEDDTYKGEIKIGFRFTANTCCMMIVLYMHVERIACGRDKGILGR, from the exons ATGAAAGGAGGAACTCTTGAAGTGCTTCTTGTTGATGCCGAAGACATTAGGCACACAAATCTTCTTG GTAGACCATCCTACTACGTGATCATAAAGTGTGGAAATCAAGAATACAGAAGCAAGCAATCATCAG ATGAAGATGAAAGAGTTAGCTGGAATGAAAAATTCACGTTTGAATTCCCCTTATCAAATTGGAAAAAGTTGACTCATCTCAAACTCAGAATTATGGACACTGAATTATTCACAGATGCTGGATTTGTTGGTGAAACCAT AATTCATCTTGGTGGGATAGTTACTGAGGGAAAGGACAGAGGATTTATTGAACTAAAACCAGCTCCATACAATGTGGTGCTTGAAGATGACACCTATAAAGGAGAGATAAAAATTGGATTTCGATTTACTGCAAAT ACATGTTGCATGATGATTGTACTATATATGCATGTAGAAAGAATCGCATGTGGTAGAGACAAGGGAATTCTCGGCAGATGA
- the LOC137721519 gene encoding rop guanine nucleotide exchange factor 3-like: MDNSPSYDEHYDLGYQPSPSSVDQTDHSLTETSTSGNSFMYHRTNSETSAYSESVDDSSYSGEASPWFYPNVKSNPVSLTRLGMKQYNTNASDDKLEDHNAVDSELEMMKERFAKLLLGEDMSGSGKGVCTAVTISNSITNLYATVFGQNLRLEPLNPEKKAMWKREMNCLLSVCDYMVELIPISQNLQEGAQVELMESRPRSDLYVNLPALQKLDAMLIVRLALCDKKSHIFLKTEQVFFNQGLKVHDFLFFWQEVLDSFQDTEFWYAEKGSMSSNSTRTGSFRRVVVQRNEEKWWLPIPCVPPGGLSEKARKHLKHKRDSCNQIHKAAMAINSSILAEMEIPDSYMSTLPKSGKACLGDSIYRYMCTMDKFSPDHLLDCLDIATELEALDLADRVEASMYTWRRKACMSNSKSSWIMVKDLMSETDWNDKNYVLAERAECLLLCLKERYPELSQTSLDTCKIQCNRDVGQAVLESYSRVLESLAFNIVAWIEDVICVDRSARNQDK; encoded by the exons ATGGACAATTCACCAAGCTATGATGAACACTATGATCTTGGTTACCAGCCTTCACCTTCTTCTGTGGATCAAACTGATCATTCGCTCACAGAAACTTCAACAAGTGGCAATTCTTTCATGTACCACCGGACAAATTCAGAGACCTCGGCTTACTCTGAGTCTGTGGATGACAGCAGTTACTCTGGTGAAGCTTCTCCTTGGTTCTACCCAAATGTAAAATCCAACCCGGTGTCTCTTACCAGACTTGGAATGAAGCAGTACAATACGAATGCTTCCGATGATAAGCTTGAAGATCACAACGCTGTTGATTCAG AGCTTGAGATGATGAAAGAAAGATTTGCAAAACTCTTGTTGGGTGAAGACATGTCAGGAAGTGGGAAAGGTGTATGCACTGCGGTCACGATCTCAAATTCGATAACCAACCTTTATG CCACGGTGTTTGGACAAAACTTGAGGCTAGAGCCATTGAATCCTGAGAAGAAAGCAATGTGGAAGAGGGAGATGAACTGTCTTTTATCAGTCTGTGATTACATGGTAGAACTCATCCCCATATCACAAAACTTACAAGAGGGGGCACAAGTGGAG TTGATGGAAAGCAGGCCAAGATCGGATCTTTATGTCAATCTTCCAGCTTTGCAAAAACTTGATGCAATGCTCATTGTAAGACTTGCCTTGTGTGATAAGAAATCACATATTTTTCTCAAAACAGAGCAAGTCTTTTTCAATCAAGGGCTGAAAGTTCAtgactttcttttcttttggcagGAAGTACTTGACAGTTTCCAGGATACAGAATTCTGGTATGCAGAAAAAGGAAgcatgtcatcaaattcaacgcGAACAGGATCTTTTCGTAGGGTGGTTGTTCAGCGGAATGAGGAGAAATGGTGGTTGCCTATTCCATGCGTTCCTCCGGGAGGCCTGTCTGAGAAGGCAAGGAAGCATTTGAAACACAAACGCGACAGTTGTAATCAAATTCATAAAGCAGCCATGGCAATCAACAGCAGTATTCTTGCCGAGATGGAAATCCCAGACTCATACATGTCAACTCTTCCGAAG AGCGGAAAAGCTTGTCTGGGAGACTCCATATACCGCTACATGTGCACCATGGACAAGTTCTCCCCAGACCATCTTCTGGACTGCCTCGACATAGCAACTGAACTGGAAGCACTTGATCTTGCTGACAGGGTAGAAGCCTCGATGTACACGTGGAGGCGTAAAGCGTGCATGAGCAACTCAAAATCTTCCTGGATCATGGTGAAAGATCTGATGTCGGAAACAGACTGGAATGACAAGAATTATGTTTTGGCAGAGAGAGCCGAGTGCTTGCTGCTCTGTTTGAAGGAGAGGTATCCTGAGCTCTCTCAGACATCCTTGGACACATGCAAGATCCAATGCAATAGG GATGTGGGGCAGGCAGTGCTAGAGAGCTACTCAAGAGTGTTGGAGAGTTTGGCATTCAACATTGTTGCTTGGATTGAAGATGTAATTTGTGTTGACAGATCCGCGAGAAACCAAGACAAATAA